A part of Ptychodera flava strain L36383 chromosome 11, AS_Pfla_20210202, whole genome shotgun sequence genomic DNA contains:
- the LOC139144231 gene encoding complement factor B-like isoform X2, with amino-acid sequence MMQKFCHLFLGCMAWSLSCLSVFKCMAEANCPPLHEEIQNGLSTAEDRAYLADQTVYYNCTQGYKVIGHRWRVCSTYEDENGTLTWFWTGSTPRCQEIRCPYPGYPEGGRRSGSSYRIGNTVTFRCNSGYTLYGSERRTCMENGKWSGSLTICDNGASLCPNPGVPINGRKIGRRYNYGNKVRFYCNRGYDLIGSSVRECLVTGQWSGEEVTCEDPDDFDDINEVAPKLARHFDTLQLLSTSTYNISNDIALRARTLDLSHAGGLDLYFVFDASASVGRENFDIGIEFAKKLVKKVGVSRDPGGTRVGALTYGSDTIVNFHLSDDLFTAQAVLDELDKINYDAMENRRGTATSHALKTVREVMIPQAEGVLDRPHANKAMFMITDGRSNIGGDPSAEAKKLQEDFDVDIHCIGVGHDVSKKQLSGISSSPLREHLFFIADYRRLEWLIDEITNEKIDYSPCGYAGETKLNTRARIIGGNEAVEGAWPWQAAIFRKIQHQTQIFCGGSLISPEWVLSAAHCFRNPQGNLNAEDIQVRLGVTNRIEDNERKPKVQFFDVDRLIIHEDFDYDSHSDNLDNDIALLHLDHRAALGPFVRTVCLPDAQELQLGESSLVVPRKYGVVTGWGHSTPRDSSDRHQVQFTTQLKQVPLPIQSESTCRRGVGLTRLGSLHFTPRMYCAGLGLAGSGGQIEDSCKGDSGGPMVREIRDQRDMSYRWVQIGIVSWGVGCAQEGNYGFYTRLPNLMPWVKEKIGEI; translated from the exons ATGCAGAAGTTTTGTCATTTGTTCCTTGGCTGTATGGCTTGGAGTTTGTCATGTTTATCAGTCTTCAAATGTATGGCAG AGGCAAACTGTCCCCCATTGCACGAGGAAATACAAAACGGACTCTCTACAGCTGAAGACAGAGCCTACCTTGCAGACCAGACAGTCTATTACAATTGCACCCAGGGATATAAGGTCATAGGTCACCGATGGCGCGTATGTTCAACTTACGAAGACGAAAATGGTACACTGACGTGGTTCTGGACGGGTAGTACACCTCGATGCCAAG AGATACGTTGTCCATACCCTGGCTATCCAGAGGGAGGTCGACGCAGCGGATCTTCTTACCGAATCGGAAACACGGTTACATTCAGGTGCAATTCTGGTTATACTCTCTATGGGTCTGAACGCAGAACATGCATGGAGAATGGAAAATGGAGTGGTTCATTGACAATATGTGACAATGGAG CGTCTCTGTGTCCCAATCCCGGTGTTCCTATCAACGGTCGCAAGATTGGACGTCGATACAACTACGGCAACAAAGTTCGATTCTACTGTAACCGTGGATACGACCTGATTGGTTCCTCTGTTCGAGAGTGTTTAGTGACTGGCCAATGGTCTGGCGAGGAAGTCACGTGTGAAG ATCCCGATGATTTCGATGATATCAACGAAGTGGCGCCAAAACTTGCCAGGCATTTTGACACTTTGCAGTTACTGTCAACATCAACTTACAACATCAGCAACGACATAGCATTGCGTGCACGAACCCTTGACCTCTCCCACGCCGGTGGACTTGACCTCTATTTTGTGTTTGATGCATCGGCAAGCGTTGGGCGCGAAAATTTTGACATCGGCATTGAATTTGCTAAAAAGTTGGTCAAGAAG GTCGGCGTGTCTCGTGACCCTGGCGGCACACGTGTCGGCGCCTTGACATACGGATCTGACACGATCGTTAATTTCCATCTGTCCGATGATCTATTTACCGCCCAGGCTGTTCTGGACGAACTTGATAAAATCAATTACGACG CTATGGAAAATCGGCGCGGTACAGCGACTAGCCATGCTCTGAAGACAGTACGTGAAGTCATGATTCCACAAGCTGAAGGAGTCCTCGATAGACCACATGCTAACAAAGCTATGTTCATGATTACCGATG GCAGATCCAATATCGGTGGAGATCCCAGTGCCGAGGCTAAGAAACTTCAAGAAGACTTTGATGTCGACATTCACTGTATTGGAGTTGGTCATGATGTCAGTAAGAAGCAGCTATCGGGCATTTCGTCATCACCACTCAGAGAACATTTGTTTTTCATCGCGGACTATCGAAGACTAGAATGGCTCATTGATGAAATTACTAATGAAAAAATAG ACTATTCCCCATGTGGCTATGCAGGCGAGACAAAGCTGAACACGCGTGCTCGAATCATAGGAGGCAATGAAGCAGTGGAAGGGGCGTGGCCATGGCAAGCAGCGATATTTCGAAAGATTCAGCACCAG actcaaatctTCTGCGGCGGTTCCCTGATAAGTCCAGAATGGGTGTTATCGGCAGCTCATTGCTTCAGGAATCCACAAGGCAATCTGAATGCGGAAGATATTCAAGTCAGACTGG GTGTTACCAATAGAATAGAAGACAATGAGCGAAAACCTaaagtacaattttttgacGTGGATCGGCTGATCATTCATGAAGATTTTGACTATGACAGCCATTCCGATAATTTAGATAATGACATAGCATTGCTTCATCTTGATCACAGAGCTGCTCTGGGACCATTTGTCAGAACCGTGTGTCTACCTGACGCACAGGAACTTCAGTTGGGAG AATCTTCCCTGGTTGTACCCAGGAAATACGGTGTAGTAACTGGCTGGGGACACTCGACACCACGTGACAGCAGCGACCGACATCAGGTTCAGTTCACAACTCAACTCAAACAAGTCCCGCTACCAATACAATCCGAGAGTACGTGTCGGCGCGGTGTTGGTCTCACCAGATTGGGGTCTCTACATTTCACGCCTCGAATGTACTGCGCTGGGTTAGGTTTGGCGGGCTCTGGCGGGCAAATCGAAGACTCCTGCAAGGGAGACTCCGGAGGACCAATGGTTCGCGAGATACGGGATCAGCGGGATATGTCCTACCGATGGGTGCAGATTGGCATCGTCAGCTGGGGTGTTGGGTGCGCGCAGGAGGGGAACTACGGGTTCTACACTCGTTTGCCGAATTTGATGCCATGGGTGAAGGAGAAAATTGGGGAAATATGA
- the LOC139144231 gene encoding complement factor B-like isoform X1: protein MQKFCHLFLGCMAWSLSCLSVFKCMAEANCPPLHEEIQNGLSTAEDRAYLADQTVYYNCTQGYKVIGHRWRVCSTYEDENGTLTWFWTGSTPRCQEIRCPYPGYPEGGRRSGSSYRIGNTVTFRCNSGYTLYGSERRTCMENGKWSGSLTICDNGASLCPNPGVPINGRKIGRRYNYGNKVRFYCNRGYDLIGSSVRECLVTGQWSGEEVTCEDPDDFDDINEVAPKLARHFDTLQLLSTSTYNISNDIALRARTLDLSHAGGLDLYFVFDASASVGRENFDIGIEFAKKLVKKVGVSRDPGGTRVGALTYGSDTIVNFHLSDDLFTAQAVLDELDKINYDAMENRRGTATSHALKTVREVMIPQAEGVLDRPHANKAMFMITDGRSNIGGDPSAEAKKLQEDFDVDIHCIGVGHDVSKKQLSGISSSPLREHLFFIADYRRLEWLIDEITNEKIDYSPCGYAGETKLNTRARIIGGNEAVEGAWPWQAAIFRKIQHQTQIFCGGSLISPEWVLSAAHCFRNPQGNLNAEDIQVRLGVTNRIEDNERKPKVQFFDVDRLIIHEDFDYDSHSDNLDNDIALLHLDHRAALGPFVRTVCLPDAQELQLGESSLVVPRKYGVVTGWGHSTPRDSSDRHQVQFTTQLKQVPLPIQSESTCRRGVGLTRLGSLHFTPRMYCAGLGLAGSGGQIEDSCKGDSGGPMVREIRDQRDMSYRWVQIGIVSWGVGCAQEGNYGFYTRLPNLMPWVKEKIGEI, encoded by the exons ATGCAGAAGTTTTGTCATTTGTTCCTTGGCTGTATGGCTTGGAGTTTGTCATGTTTATCAGTCTTCAAATGTATGGCAG AGGCAAACTGTCCCCCATTGCACGAGGAAATACAAAACGGACTCTCTACAGCTGAAGACAGAGCCTACCTTGCAGACCAGACAGTCTATTACAATTGCACCCAGGGATATAAGGTCATAGGTCACCGATGGCGCGTATGTTCAACTTACGAAGACGAAAATGGTACACTGACGTGGTTCTGGACGGGTAGTACACCTCGATGCCAAG AGATACGTTGTCCATACCCTGGCTATCCAGAGGGAGGTCGACGCAGCGGATCTTCTTACCGAATCGGAAACACGGTTACATTCAGGTGCAATTCTGGTTATACTCTCTATGGGTCTGAACGCAGAACATGCATGGAGAATGGAAAATGGAGTGGTTCATTGACAATATGTGACAATGGAG CGTCTCTGTGTCCCAATCCCGGTGTTCCTATCAACGGTCGCAAGATTGGACGTCGATACAACTACGGCAACAAAGTTCGATTCTACTGTAACCGTGGATACGACCTGATTGGTTCCTCTGTTCGAGAGTGTTTAGTGACTGGCCAATGGTCTGGCGAGGAAGTCACGTGTGAAG ATCCCGATGATTTCGATGATATCAACGAAGTGGCGCCAAAACTTGCCAGGCATTTTGACACTTTGCAGTTACTGTCAACATCAACTTACAACATCAGCAACGACATAGCATTGCGTGCACGAACCCTTGACCTCTCCCACGCCGGTGGACTTGACCTCTATTTTGTGTTTGATGCATCGGCAAGCGTTGGGCGCGAAAATTTTGACATCGGCATTGAATTTGCTAAAAAGTTGGTCAAGAAG GTCGGCGTGTCTCGTGACCCTGGCGGCACACGTGTCGGCGCCTTGACATACGGATCTGACACGATCGTTAATTTCCATCTGTCCGATGATCTATTTACCGCCCAGGCTGTTCTGGACGAACTTGATAAAATCAATTACGACG CTATGGAAAATCGGCGCGGTACAGCGACTAGCCATGCTCTGAAGACAGTACGTGAAGTCATGATTCCACAAGCTGAAGGAGTCCTCGATAGACCACATGCTAACAAAGCTATGTTCATGATTACCGATG GCAGATCCAATATCGGTGGAGATCCCAGTGCCGAGGCTAAGAAACTTCAAGAAGACTTTGATGTCGACATTCACTGTATTGGAGTTGGTCATGATGTCAGTAAGAAGCAGCTATCGGGCATTTCGTCATCACCACTCAGAGAACATTTGTTTTTCATCGCGGACTATCGAAGACTAGAATGGCTCATTGATGAAATTACTAATGAAAAAATAG ACTATTCCCCATGTGGCTATGCAGGCGAGACAAAGCTGAACACGCGTGCTCGAATCATAGGAGGCAATGAAGCAGTGGAAGGGGCGTGGCCATGGCAAGCAGCGATATTTCGAAAGATTCAGCACCAG actcaaatctTCTGCGGCGGTTCCCTGATAAGTCCAGAATGGGTGTTATCGGCAGCTCATTGCTTCAGGAATCCACAAGGCAATCTGAATGCGGAAGATATTCAAGTCAGACTGG GTGTTACCAATAGAATAGAAGACAATGAGCGAAAACCTaaagtacaattttttgacGTGGATCGGCTGATCATTCATGAAGATTTTGACTATGACAGCCATTCCGATAATTTAGATAATGACATAGCATTGCTTCATCTTGATCACAGAGCTGCTCTGGGACCATTTGTCAGAACCGTGTGTCTACCTGACGCACAGGAACTTCAGTTGGGAG AATCTTCCCTGGTTGTACCCAGGAAATACGGTGTAGTAACTGGCTGGGGACACTCGACACCACGTGACAGCAGCGACCGACATCAGGTTCAGTTCACAACTCAACTCAAACAAGTCCCGCTACCAATACAATCCGAGAGTACGTGTCGGCGCGGTGTTGGTCTCACCAGATTGGGGTCTCTACATTTCACGCCTCGAATGTACTGCGCTGGGTTAGGTTTGGCGGGCTCTGGCGGGCAAATCGAAGACTCCTGCAAGGGAGACTCCGGAGGACCAATGGTTCGCGAGATACGGGATCAGCGGGATATGTCCTACCGATGGGTGCAGATTGGCATCGTCAGCTGGGGTGTTGGGTGCGCGCAGGAGGGGAACTACGGGTTCTACACTCGTTTGCCGAATTTGATGCCATGGGTGAAGGAGAAAATTGGGGAAATATGA